In Bombus pascuorum chromosome 13, iyBomPasc1.1, whole genome shotgun sequence, a single genomic region encodes these proteins:
- the LOC132913772 gene encoding liprin-beta-2 isoform X2, whose product MVAMLVVLKRARPRLFLWCRWLLYYLCYNLLGFALNTLNRLNKEGEALALEDDLTTHPTLALMRRILADAQAKFRVMVEENAATGARLDGELERARGECATLRGELRDVRGALPVVLNNNNGAGNNNGVAGNSGNNNGTTSAGNNGGSPGQEGGEPQQQPQEDGKRLSAASSPVEKRSSASDKSASPIDKRTSPVDRKERTSPIDRRTSPIEKRNGSPSRSPSEKARRPYAPALEKTRLGGSGGSVDSRSGSASPDRGSSNRTFFHRGASDRSSAERLRISASNRDSLRSSKEINDQEKDIDKDLVDGDVRAEEDNEPPGPAPGSRPSSPANSLGIGDPLVASRLSNIHGGGGSTGSVELASTRRLRLENERLVAEVARLRRLLFSGAARGEVGSEDAALEEEARFVALEMELQHAKEALQALKADRKRLKAEKFDLLNQMKALYGTLEDKERELRDFIRNYEQRMRENEATLGRLQQQGVGMPSEERERERERERWSLLRAARDEADRSLSLAASLADKEAALSHAHATIKELQRQLAERGGSGGICLSDQESLVSFPRGSVNGAATPGAGSSSGGGGCGIIPHMNSQPPLGSTELGVTVGNVGNAAGAGSSGGQAGDRGSCSADSGVRGSSDRESGGATSVGGNLSDSTTDGTPTITVEGSGLDMDSISVVSSIAPSHMYQSTTPKDCSPTLSPLNAFSRSMDNSSLSRSVEQLSSPLESEPRRNKQSTPVAAPAAHSRSSATRGGTWGSISRVFARTRHRKAANNSSGGSGSNEGSESFDPFRSWSPLTEEGYAEKLRLLREAASVPMERWRAPTVLAWLEVALGMPQYGPRCAENVKSGKVLLELSDAELEAGLGVAHPLHRKKLRLAIEEHRHPSLVRYPCIAQLGHTWVSSEWLPDLGLAQYSESFATNMVDARMLDHLSKKELEKLLGVTRKFHQASIVHGIHLLRMLNYDRQALAVRRHQCEQMDTDPLVWTNQRFIRWARNIDLTEYAENLKDSGVHGALVVLEPSFTGDTMATALGIPPAKQMIRRHLTAELEALVVPARSQLEVVPRNSTSGGRPMSTVSAGGSLGRGSRALHLQHHQSSLSALHMTTNHSGTVDRRRSSLRTCSLLYLKKLSWKSSQGSLSRAFGLRPRSEKASPSSSSDTGSLASQYMSSARSNSPPPPQLPPRPITGNKRHRRVKSIGDIDYITSAAVSTPV is encoded by the exons GCAAAATTTCGCGTGATGGTGGAGGAGAACGCAGCGACTGGCGCCCGGCTTGACGGGGAGCTGGAACGAGCCAGGGGCGAGTGTGCCACGCTTCGCGGAGAGCTGAGGGATGTTCGTGGCGCTTTGCCGGTGGTGTTGAACAATAACAACGGCGCTGGGAACAACAACGGGGTGGCTGGGAACTCCGGCAACAACAACGGAACAACCAGCGCGGGGAATAATGGCGGTAGCCCTGGACAAGAGGGCGGTGAGCCGCAGCAACAGCCGCAAGAGGACGGGAAAAGGCTCAGCGCCGCGAGTAGCCCTGTCGAGAAGAGGAGCTCCGCCAGCGACAAGTCAGCTAGTCCTATCGATAAGAGAACCAGTCCTGTAGACAGGAAGGAGAGAACCAGTCCTATCGATCGACGAACCAGTCCTATAG AAAAACGAAATGGCTCGCCAAGTCGCAGTCCAAGCGAAAAAGCACGTCGACCGTACGCTCCAGCGTTGGAGAAGACGCGACTTGGTGGTTCTGGCGGAAGCGTGGACTCTCGTTCCGGAAGCGCCAGTCCGGACCGAGGATCCAGCAACAGAACTTTCTTCCATCGTGGCGCTAGCGATCGATCAAGCGCCGAGAGACTTCGAATATCGGCCAGCAACCGCGATTCCTTACGATCATCGAAGGAGATAAACGACCAGGAGAAAGATATAGACAAGGATCTGGTGGACGGTGATGTGAGGGCCGAAGAGGACAATGAACCACCTGGACCAGCCCCAGGCAGCAGACCCTCGTCGCCAGCTAATTCCCTGG GAATCGGTGATCCATTGGTAGCATCGAGGTTATCAAACATTCATGGCGGTGGTGGTAGCACCGGTTCGGTGGAACTAGCCAGCACCAGGCGACTTCGACTGGAGAATGAACGTCTGGTGGCTGAGGTAGCAAGATTGAGAAGATTGCTATTCAGTGGAGCGGCACGCGGCGAAGTTGGCTCCGAGGATGCGGCTCTCGAGGAGGAAGCACGATTTGTTGCTCTTGAAATGGAACTGCAACACGCCAAAGAAGCTCTTCAGGCACTTAAAGCCGATCGCAAGAGGCTCAAGGCCGAAAAGTTCGATCTTCTTAATCAAATGAAGGCACTTTATGGCACCCTCGAGGACAAGGAACGGGAATTACGGGACTTTATCAGGAACTACGAACAG CGGATGCGAGAGAACGAAGCGACTTTAGGACGCCTTCAACAGCAAGGAGTCGGTATGCCTTCGGAGGAACGCGAACGCGAAAGGGAAAGGGAACGTTGGAGCCTGCTAAGGGCTGCAAGGGACGAGGCCGATCGAAGTCTCAGCCTTGCGGCTAGTTTGGCCGACAAAGAAGCCGCCCTTTCGCACGCACACGCGACTATAAAAGAG CTACAGCGTCAATTGGCGGAAAGAGGTGGCAGCGGTGGTATCTGCTTGAGCGACCAGGAATCCTTGGTCTCGTTCCCGAGAGGCAGCGTGAATGGAGCCGCGACACCGGGCGCCGGAAGTAGCAGCGGTGGCGGTGGTTGTGGTATCATCCCTCATATGAATTCTCAACCGCCATTAGGCAGCACAGAGCTAGGAGTGACCGTTGGGAACGTCGGCAATGCGGCAGGTGCTGGCTCTTCCGGTGGACAGGCGGGCGATCGCGGAAGTTGCAGTGCGGACAGCGGTGTTCGAGGATCTAGCGACAGGGAAAGCGGTGGCGCAACCAGCGTGGGCGGAAATCTTTCAGATTCTACTACAGACG GCACACCGACAATTACGGTCGAGGGAAGCGGTCTCGACATGGACAGCATCTCCGTGGTTTCCTCCATTGCACCATCCCACATGTACCAGT CGACCACGCCGAAGGATTGCAGCCCGACATTGTCGCCTCTGAATGCCTTCTCCAGGTCCATGGACAATTCCTCGTTATCGCGATCGGTCGAACAGTTGTCGAGTCCGTTAGAATCAGAACcaagaagaaacaaacaaaGCACACCTGTCGCGGCACCTGCCGCACATTCACGCTCCTCTGCGACTCGTGGAGGCACTTGGGGTTCTATTTCTAG AGTGTTTGCCCGTACGCGACATCGAAAGGCAGCGAACAACTCGAGCGGTGGAAGCGGAAGTAACGAGGGTTCCGAAAGTTTCGATCCTTTTAGATCATGGTCGCCTCTCACGGAGGAAGGTTATGCTGAAAAGCTACGTTTACTCAGAGAAGCCGCATCCGTACCTATGGAGAGATGGAGGGCGCCTACAGTCTTAGCGTGGTTAGAAGTTGCTCTTGGTATGCCACAATATGGTCCACGATGCGCTGAAAACGTTAAATCGGGAAAG GTTTTACTGGAACTAAGTGACGCAGAATTGGAAGCAGGGTTAGGAGTGGCCCATCCTCTTCATAGAAAGAAGCTCCGTTTAGCTATCGAAGAGCATCGACACCCGAGTCTCGTTCGATATCCGTGTATTGCTCAATTAGGTCACACGTGGGTCAGTTCAGAATGGTTGCCTGACCTTGGACTCGCTCAGTATTCTGAAAGTTTCGCAACTAACATGGTGGACGCACGGATGCTCGATCATCTGAGCAAAAAGGAACTCGAGAAACTGCTTGGGGTGACCAGGAAGTTTCATCAGGCCAGCATCGTGCACGGAATTCATCTACTCCGAATGTTGAACTACGATCGTCAG GCACTCGCAGTTAGAAGACATCAATGCGAACAAATGGACACAGATCCTCTAGTTTGGACAAATCAGAGGTTCATTCGGTGGGCGAGGAATATCGATCTGACTGAATATGCTGAGAACTTAAAAG ATTCAGGTGTGCATGGCGCTCTGGTTGTGCTAGAACCATCCTTCACCGGCGACACCATGGCTACAGCTTTGGGTATACCACCAGCTAAACAGATGATCAGACGACACCTCACCGCTGAGCTCGAAGCCCTCGTCGTTCCAGCAAG AAGTCAGCTGGAGGTGGTCCCGAGGAACAGCACCAGCGGGGGTCGTCCGATGAGCACAGTGAGCGCGGGCGGTAGCCTCGGTCGTGGAAGCAGGGCGCTGCATCTTCAGCATCATCAGAGCTCCCTGTCTGCCCTGCACATGACGACCAATCACTCGGGCACTGTCGATAGACGCAGATCCAGCCTCAGG ACCTGCAGTCTTCTTTACTTGAAAAAG TTGTCGTGGAAGAGCTCACAG GGATCGTTAAGCAGAGCCTTTGGACTCCGACCCAGAAGCGAGAAGGCCTCTCCATCTTCTTCGTCGGATACCGGAAGCCTGGCTAGTCAGTATATGAGCAGCGCTCGCAGCAATTCTCCTCCACCCCCGCAACTACCACCTAGACCCATCACAGGCAACAAGAGGCATCGCCGAGTGAAGAGTATAGGTGACATCGACTATATAACAAGCGCAGCAGTAAGCACGCCCGTTTGA
- the LOC132913772 gene encoding liprin-beta-2 isoform X8 — MVAMLVVLKRARPRLFLWCRWLLYYLCYNLLGFALNTLNRLNKEGEALALEDDLTTHPTLALMRRILADAQAKFRVMVEENAATGARLDGELERARGECATLRGELRDVRGALPVVLNNNNGAGNNNGVAGNSGNNNGTTSAGNNGGSPGQEGGEPQQQPQEDGKRLSAASSPVEKRSSASDKSASPIDKRTSPVDRKERTSPIDRRTSPIEKRNGSPSRSPSEKARRPYAPALEKTRLGGSGGSVDSRSGSASPDRGSSNRTFFHRGASDRSSAERLRISASNRDSLRSSKEINDQEKDIDKDLVDGDVRAEEDNEPPGPAPGSRPSSPANSLGIGDPLVASRLSNIHGGGGSTGSVELASTRRLRLENERLVAEVARLRRLLFSGAARGEVGSEDAALEEEARFVALEMELQHAKEALQALKADRKRLKAEKFDLLNQMKALYGTLEDKERELRDFIRNYEQRMRENEATLGRLQQQGVGMPSEERERERERERWSLLRAARDEADRSLSLAASLADKEAALSHAHATIKELQRQLAERGGSGGICLSDQESLVSFPRGSVNGAATPGAGSSSGGGGCGAGSSGGQAGDRGSCSADSGVRGSSDRESGGATSVGGNLSDSTTDGTPTITVEGSGLDMDSISVVSSIAPSHMYQSATTPKDCSPTLSPLNAFSRSMDNSSLSRSVEQLSSPLESEPRRNKQSTPVAAPAAHSRSSATRGGTWGSISRVFARTRHRKAANNSSGGSGSNEGSESFDPFRSWSPLTEEGYAEKLRLLREAASVPMERWRAPTVLAWLEVALGMPQYGPRCAENVKSGKVLLELSDAELEAGLGVAHPLHRKKLRLAIEEHRHPSLVRYPCIAQLGHTWVSSEWLPDLGLAQYSESFATNMVDARMLDHLSKKELEKLLGVTRKFHQASIVHGIHLLRMLNYDRQALAVRRHQCEQMDTDPLVWTNQRFIRWARNIDLTEYAENLKDSGVHGALVVLEPSFTGDTMATALGIPPAKQMIRRHLTAELEALVVPARSQLEVVPRNSTSGGRPMSTVSAGGSLGRGSRALHLQHHQSSLSALHMTTNHSGTVDRRRSSLRTCSLLYLKKLSWKSSQGSLSRAFGLRPRSEKASPSSSSDTGSLASQYMSSARSNSPPPPQLPPRPITGNKRHRRVKSIGDIDYITSAAVSTPV; from the exons GCAAAATTTCGCGTGATGGTGGAGGAGAACGCAGCGACTGGCGCCCGGCTTGACGGGGAGCTGGAACGAGCCAGGGGCGAGTGTGCCACGCTTCGCGGAGAGCTGAGGGATGTTCGTGGCGCTTTGCCGGTGGTGTTGAACAATAACAACGGCGCTGGGAACAACAACGGGGTGGCTGGGAACTCCGGCAACAACAACGGAACAACCAGCGCGGGGAATAATGGCGGTAGCCCTGGACAAGAGGGCGGTGAGCCGCAGCAACAGCCGCAAGAGGACGGGAAAAGGCTCAGCGCCGCGAGTAGCCCTGTCGAGAAGAGGAGCTCCGCCAGCGACAAGTCAGCTAGTCCTATCGATAAGAGAACCAGTCCTGTAGACAGGAAGGAGAGAACCAGTCCTATCGATCGACGAACCAGTCCTATAG AAAAACGAAATGGCTCGCCAAGTCGCAGTCCAAGCGAAAAAGCACGTCGACCGTACGCTCCAGCGTTGGAGAAGACGCGACTTGGTGGTTCTGGCGGAAGCGTGGACTCTCGTTCCGGAAGCGCCAGTCCGGACCGAGGATCCAGCAACAGAACTTTCTTCCATCGTGGCGCTAGCGATCGATCAAGCGCCGAGAGACTTCGAATATCGGCCAGCAACCGCGATTCCTTACGATCATCGAAGGAGATAAACGACCAGGAGAAAGATATAGACAAGGATCTGGTGGACGGTGATGTGAGGGCCGAAGAGGACAATGAACCACCTGGACCAGCCCCAGGCAGCAGACCCTCGTCGCCAGCTAATTCCCTGG GAATCGGTGATCCATTGGTAGCATCGAGGTTATCAAACATTCATGGCGGTGGTGGTAGCACCGGTTCGGTGGAACTAGCCAGCACCAGGCGACTTCGACTGGAGAATGAACGTCTGGTGGCTGAGGTAGCAAGATTGAGAAGATTGCTATTCAGTGGAGCGGCACGCGGCGAAGTTGGCTCCGAGGATGCGGCTCTCGAGGAGGAAGCACGATTTGTTGCTCTTGAAATGGAACTGCAACACGCCAAAGAAGCTCTTCAGGCACTTAAAGCCGATCGCAAGAGGCTCAAGGCCGAAAAGTTCGATCTTCTTAATCAAATGAAGGCACTTTATGGCACCCTCGAGGACAAGGAACGGGAATTACGGGACTTTATCAGGAACTACGAACAG CGGATGCGAGAGAACGAAGCGACTTTAGGACGCCTTCAACAGCAAGGAGTCGGTATGCCTTCGGAGGAACGCGAACGCGAAAGGGAAAGGGAACGTTGGAGCCTGCTAAGGGCTGCAAGGGACGAGGCCGATCGAAGTCTCAGCCTTGCGGCTAGTTTGGCCGACAAAGAAGCCGCCCTTTCGCACGCACACGCGACTATAAAAGAG CTACAGCGTCAATTGGCGGAAAGAGGTGGCAGCGGTGGTATCTGCTTGAGCGACCAGGAATCCTTGGTCTCGTTCCCGAGAGGCAGCGTGAATGGAGCCGCGACACCGGGCGCCGGAAGTAGCAGCGGTGGCGGTGGTTGTG GTGCTGGCTCTTCCGGTGGACAGGCGGGCGATCGCGGAAGTTGCAGTGCGGACAGCGGTGTTCGAGGATCTAGCGACAGGGAAAGCGGTGGCGCAACCAGCGTGGGCGGAAATCTTTCAGATTCTACTACAGACG GCACACCGACAATTACGGTCGAGGGAAGCGGTCTCGACATGGACAGCATCTCCGTGGTTTCCTCCATTGCACCATCCCACATGTACCAGT caGCGACCACGCCGAAGGATTGCAGCCCGACATTGTCGCCTCTGAATGCCTTCTCCAGGTCCATGGACAATTCCTCGTTATCGCGATCGGTCGAACAGTTGTCGAGTCCGTTAGAATCAGAACcaagaagaaacaaacaaaGCACACCTGTCGCGGCACCTGCCGCACATTCACGCTCCTCTGCGACTCGTGGAGGCACTTGGGGTTCTATTTCTAG AGTGTTTGCCCGTACGCGACATCGAAAGGCAGCGAACAACTCGAGCGGTGGAAGCGGAAGTAACGAGGGTTCCGAAAGTTTCGATCCTTTTAGATCATGGTCGCCTCTCACGGAGGAAGGTTATGCTGAAAAGCTACGTTTACTCAGAGAAGCCGCATCCGTACCTATGGAGAGATGGAGGGCGCCTACAGTCTTAGCGTGGTTAGAAGTTGCTCTTGGTATGCCACAATATGGTCCACGATGCGCTGAAAACGTTAAATCGGGAAAG GTTTTACTGGAACTAAGTGACGCAGAATTGGAAGCAGGGTTAGGAGTGGCCCATCCTCTTCATAGAAAGAAGCTCCGTTTAGCTATCGAAGAGCATCGACACCCGAGTCTCGTTCGATATCCGTGTATTGCTCAATTAGGTCACACGTGGGTCAGTTCAGAATGGTTGCCTGACCTTGGACTCGCTCAGTATTCTGAAAGTTTCGCAACTAACATGGTGGACGCACGGATGCTCGATCATCTGAGCAAAAAGGAACTCGAGAAACTGCTTGGGGTGACCAGGAAGTTTCATCAGGCCAGCATCGTGCACGGAATTCATCTACTCCGAATGTTGAACTACGATCGTCAG GCACTCGCAGTTAGAAGACATCAATGCGAACAAATGGACACAGATCCTCTAGTTTGGACAAATCAGAGGTTCATTCGGTGGGCGAGGAATATCGATCTGACTGAATATGCTGAGAACTTAAAAG ATTCAGGTGTGCATGGCGCTCTGGTTGTGCTAGAACCATCCTTCACCGGCGACACCATGGCTACAGCTTTGGGTATACCACCAGCTAAACAGATGATCAGACGACACCTCACCGCTGAGCTCGAAGCCCTCGTCGTTCCAGCAAG AAGTCAGCTGGAGGTGGTCCCGAGGAACAGCACCAGCGGGGGTCGTCCGATGAGCACAGTGAGCGCGGGCGGTAGCCTCGGTCGTGGAAGCAGGGCGCTGCATCTTCAGCATCATCAGAGCTCCCTGTCTGCCCTGCACATGACGACCAATCACTCGGGCACTGTCGATAGACGCAGATCCAGCCTCAGG ACCTGCAGTCTTCTTTACTTGAAAAAG TTGTCGTGGAAGAGCTCACAG GGATCGTTAAGCAGAGCCTTTGGACTCCGACCCAGAAGCGAGAAGGCCTCTCCATCTTCTTCGTCGGATACCGGAAGCCTGGCTAGTCAGTATATGAGCAGCGCTCGCAGCAATTCTCCTCCACCCCCGCAACTACCACCTAGACCCATCACAGGCAACAAGAGGCATCGCCGAGTGAAGAGTATAGGTGACATCGACTATATAACAAGCGCAGCAGTAAGCACGCCCGTTTGA
- the LOC132913772 gene encoding kazrin isoform X13 yields the protein MVAMLVVLKRARPRLFLWCRWLLYYLCYNLLGFALNTLNRLNKEGEALALEDDLTTHPTLALMRRILADAQAKFRVMVEENAATGARLDGELERARGECATLRGELRDVRGALPVVLNNNNGAGNNNGVAGNSGNNNGTTSAGNNGGSPGQEGGEPQQQPQEDGKRLSAASSPVEKRSSASDKSASPIDKRTSPVDRKERTSPIDRRTSPIEKRNGSPSRSPSEKARRPYAPALEKTRLGGSGGSVDSRSGSASPDRGSSNRTFFHRGASDRSSAERLRISASNRDSLRSSKEINDQEKDIDKDLVDGDVRAEEDNEPPGPAPGSRPSSPANSLGIGDPLVASRLSNIHGGGGSTGSVELASTRRLRLENERLVAEVARLRRLLFSGAARGEVGSEDAALEEEARFVALEMELQHAKEALQALKADRKRLKAEKFDLLNQMKALYGTLEDKERELRDFIRNYEQRMRENEATLGRLQQQGVGMPSEERERERERERWSLLRAARDEADRSLSLAASLADKEAALSHAHATIKELQRQLAERGGSGGICLSDQESLVSFPRGSVNGAATPGAGSSSGGGGCGIIPHMNSQPPLGSTELGVTVGNVGNAAGAGSSGGQAGDRGSCSADSGVRGSSDRESGGATSVGGNLSDSTTDGTPTITVEGSGLDMDSISVVSSIAPSHMYQSATTPKDCSPTLSPLNAFSRSMDNSSLSRSVEQLSSPLESEPRRNKQSTPVAAPAAHSRSSATRGGTWGSISRVFARTRHRKAANNSSGGSGSNEGSESFDPFRSWSPLTEEGYAEKLRLLREAASVPMERWRAPTVLAWLEVALGMPQYGPRCAENVKSGKVLLELSDAELEAGLGVAHPLHRKKLRLAIEEHRHPSLVRYPCIAQLGHTWVSSEWLPDLGLAQYSESFATNMVDARMLDHLSKKELEKLLGVTRKFHQASIVHGIHLLRMLNYDRQALAVRRHQCEQMDTDPLVWTNQRFIRWARNIDLTEYAENLKDSGVHGALVVLEPSFTGDTMATALGIPPAKQMIRRHLTAELEALVVPASCRGRAHRDR from the exons GCAAAATTTCGCGTGATGGTGGAGGAGAACGCAGCGACTGGCGCCCGGCTTGACGGGGAGCTGGAACGAGCCAGGGGCGAGTGTGCCACGCTTCGCGGAGAGCTGAGGGATGTTCGTGGCGCTTTGCCGGTGGTGTTGAACAATAACAACGGCGCTGGGAACAACAACGGGGTGGCTGGGAACTCCGGCAACAACAACGGAACAACCAGCGCGGGGAATAATGGCGGTAGCCCTGGACAAGAGGGCGGTGAGCCGCAGCAACAGCCGCAAGAGGACGGGAAAAGGCTCAGCGCCGCGAGTAGCCCTGTCGAGAAGAGGAGCTCCGCCAGCGACAAGTCAGCTAGTCCTATCGATAAGAGAACCAGTCCTGTAGACAGGAAGGAGAGAACCAGTCCTATCGATCGACGAACCAGTCCTATAG AAAAACGAAATGGCTCGCCAAGTCGCAGTCCAAGCGAAAAAGCACGTCGACCGTACGCTCCAGCGTTGGAGAAGACGCGACTTGGTGGTTCTGGCGGAAGCGTGGACTCTCGTTCCGGAAGCGCCAGTCCGGACCGAGGATCCAGCAACAGAACTTTCTTCCATCGTGGCGCTAGCGATCGATCAAGCGCCGAGAGACTTCGAATATCGGCCAGCAACCGCGATTCCTTACGATCATCGAAGGAGATAAACGACCAGGAGAAAGATATAGACAAGGATCTGGTGGACGGTGATGTGAGGGCCGAAGAGGACAATGAACCACCTGGACCAGCCCCAGGCAGCAGACCCTCGTCGCCAGCTAATTCCCTGG GAATCGGTGATCCATTGGTAGCATCGAGGTTATCAAACATTCATGGCGGTGGTGGTAGCACCGGTTCGGTGGAACTAGCCAGCACCAGGCGACTTCGACTGGAGAATGAACGTCTGGTGGCTGAGGTAGCAAGATTGAGAAGATTGCTATTCAGTGGAGCGGCACGCGGCGAAGTTGGCTCCGAGGATGCGGCTCTCGAGGAGGAAGCACGATTTGTTGCTCTTGAAATGGAACTGCAACACGCCAAAGAAGCTCTTCAGGCACTTAAAGCCGATCGCAAGAGGCTCAAGGCCGAAAAGTTCGATCTTCTTAATCAAATGAAGGCACTTTATGGCACCCTCGAGGACAAGGAACGGGAATTACGGGACTTTATCAGGAACTACGAACAG CGGATGCGAGAGAACGAAGCGACTTTAGGACGCCTTCAACAGCAAGGAGTCGGTATGCCTTCGGAGGAACGCGAACGCGAAAGGGAAAGGGAACGTTGGAGCCTGCTAAGGGCTGCAAGGGACGAGGCCGATCGAAGTCTCAGCCTTGCGGCTAGTTTGGCCGACAAAGAAGCCGCCCTTTCGCACGCACACGCGACTATAAAAGAG CTACAGCGTCAATTGGCGGAAAGAGGTGGCAGCGGTGGTATCTGCTTGAGCGACCAGGAATCCTTGGTCTCGTTCCCGAGAGGCAGCGTGAATGGAGCCGCGACACCGGGCGCCGGAAGTAGCAGCGGTGGCGGTGGTTGTGGTATCATCCCTCATATGAATTCTCAACCGCCATTAGGCAGCACAGAGCTAGGAGTGACCGTTGGGAACGTCGGCAATGCGGCAGGTGCTGGCTCTTCCGGTGGACAGGCGGGCGATCGCGGAAGTTGCAGTGCGGACAGCGGTGTTCGAGGATCTAGCGACAGGGAAAGCGGTGGCGCAACCAGCGTGGGCGGAAATCTTTCAGATTCTACTACAGACG GCACACCGACAATTACGGTCGAGGGAAGCGGTCTCGACATGGACAGCATCTCCGTGGTTTCCTCCATTGCACCATCCCACATGTACCAGT caGCGACCACGCCGAAGGATTGCAGCCCGACATTGTCGCCTCTGAATGCCTTCTCCAGGTCCATGGACAATTCCTCGTTATCGCGATCGGTCGAACAGTTGTCGAGTCCGTTAGAATCAGAACcaagaagaaacaaacaaaGCACACCTGTCGCGGCACCTGCCGCACATTCACGCTCCTCTGCGACTCGTGGAGGCACTTGGGGTTCTATTTCTAG AGTGTTTGCCCGTACGCGACATCGAAAGGCAGCGAACAACTCGAGCGGTGGAAGCGGAAGTAACGAGGGTTCCGAAAGTTTCGATCCTTTTAGATCATGGTCGCCTCTCACGGAGGAAGGTTATGCTGAAAAGCTACGTTTACTCAGAGAAGCCGCATCCGTACCTATGGAGAGATGGAGGGCGCCTACAGTCTTAGCGTGGTTAGAAGTTGCTCTTGGTATGCCACAATATGGTCCACGATGCGCTGAAAACGTTAAATCGGGAAAG GTTTTACTGGAACTAAGTGACGCAGAATTGGAAGCAGGGTTAGGAGTGGCCCATCCTCTTCATAGAAAGAAGCTCCGTTTAGCTATCGAAGAGCATCGACACCCGAGTCTCGTTCGATATCCGTGTATTGCTCAATTAGGTCACACGTGGGTCAGTTCAGAATGGTTGCCTGACCTTGGACTCGCTCAGTATTCTGAAAGTTTCGCAACTAACATGGTGGACGCACGGATGCTCGATCATCTGAGCAAAAAGGAACTCGAGAAACTGCTTGGGGTGACCAGGAAGTTTCATCAGGCCAGCATCGTGCACGGAATTCATCTACTCCGAATGTTGAACTACGATCGTCAG GCACTCGCAGTTAGAAGACATCAATGCGAACAAATGGACACAGATCCTCTAGTTTGGACAAATCAGAGGTTCATTCGGTGGGCGAGGAATATCGATCTGACTGAATATGCTGAGAACTTAAAAG ATTCAGGTGTGCATGGCGCTCTGGTTGTGCTAGAACCATCCTTCACCGGCGACACCATGGCTACAGCTTTGGGTATACCACCAGCTAAACAGATGATCAGACGACACCTCACCGCTGAGCTCGAAGCCCTCGTCGTTCCAGCAAG TTGTCGTGGAAGAGCTCACAG GGATCGTTAA